A genome region from Prinia subflava isolate CZ2003 ecotype Zambia chromosome 12, Cam_Psub_1.2, whole genome shotgun sequence includes the following:
- the DYNC2I2 gene encoding cytoplasmic dynein 2 intermediate chain 2 isoform X1 produces the protein MGTGGAGGGSATGRDRRERPPMPRDGRALSGRGMFADRTAPGADVQSLWRSTRSARCEAKTCQTGKISTAEAAAQSHIARDAAVQTEQSKDADQDFQQQVQVDYPGLLSFLQRVEDAVIKELNKNWKSHAFDGFEVNWTDQDETVLCLHTLSYPEAQDQNLQVTSVSWNATGSVIACSYGRLDNGDWSTEKSYVCTWNLDRRALNPQHPDVVVDVPSSVMCLAFHPSQPSLIAGGLFSGELVVWDTTRTEDPVIWRTGMTDDTHTDPVYQVTWLPDTKHRNHARLLSVATDGKILVWREEQDGRLALDEGFAIMAQQIPRSTRLKKGAWGEAAVGVTSLSFSHFDAAVFVVGVEGGFSLRCSAAAQAPALPGPGGSVPLRAPAEFSFSPHAGPVYSVSCSPFHRNLFLSCGTDGQVHLHSMLQTQPLFALQLSKKYLFCVCWSPVRPLVFAAASGEGEVHLFDLARSMQKPTVSLRQSVSECPVYCLEFNTKHTRLLAAGDAAGTVKVWQLSSDFTEQGPREMSHLEQLASEITD, from the exons ATGGGAACCGGAGGCGCGGGCGGTGGGAGCGCCACGGGCCGCGACCGCCGGGAGAGACCCCCGATGCCCCGGGACGGCCGGGCCCTGTCCGGCCGCGGCATGTTCGCCGACAGGACGGCACCCGGTGCCGACGTGCAGTCGCTGTGGAGGAGCACCCGGAGCGCGCGCTGCGAGGCG AAAACTTGCCAGACTGGGAAAATTTCaacagcagaagctgcagcacagtCTCATATAGCCCGGGATGCTGCGGTGCAGACAGAACAGAGCAAAGATGCTGACCAAGACTTCCAGCAACAAGTCCAAGTAGATTACCCTGGGCTTCTGTCATTCCTTCAGAGAGTGGAGGATGCTGTTATCAAGGAGCTAAATAAAAATTGGAAAAGTCATGCCTTTGATGGCTTTGAAGTGAACTGGACAGATCAGGATGAAACA GTGTTGTGTTTGCATACACTGTCATATCCAGAGGCTCAGGATCAAAATCTGCAGGTCACCAGTGTTTCATGGAATGCCACAGGATCTGTTATTGCATGTTCCTATGGCCG gtTGGACAATGGGGACTGGAGCACAGAAAAATCCTATGTTTGTACCTGGAATCTGGACAGAAGAGCGTTGAATCCACAGCACCCTGATGTGGTGGTGGATGTTCCCAGTTCTGTCATGTGCCTGGCTTTCCATCCCTCCCAGCCATCACTGATAGCTG GTGGGCTGTTCAGTGGGGAGTTGGTGGTGTGGGACACGACCAGGACAGAGGACCCTGTGATCTGGAGGACAGGGATGACAGATGACACCCACACTGACCCCGTTTATCAG GTTACGTGGTTACCTGACACCAAGCACAGAAACCACGCCCGGCTGTTGAGTGTGGCCACAGATGGGAAGATCCTGGTgtggagggaggagcaggacgGGCGGCTGGCCCTGGATGAAGGATTTGCCATCATGGCTCAGCAGATCCCTCGCAGCACTCGGCTGAAGAAG GGGGCCTGGGGAGAGGCAGCCGTGGGGGTGACCTCGCTGTCCTTCTCACACTTTGACGCCGCTGTGTTCGTCGTGGGTGTGGAAGGCGGGTTTTCCCTGCGGTGCTCGGCCGCGGCCCAGGCTCCGGCTCTCCCGGGGCCCGGCGGCTCCGTTCCCCTCCGGGCGCCGGCGGAATTCTCCTTCTCCCCTCACGCCGGGCCCGTGTACTCCGTGAGCTGCTCGCCCTTCCACAG gAACCTCTTTCTGAGCTGTGGGACCGATGGACAAGTTCACTTGCACTCCATGTTGCAGACACAGCCCCTCTTTGCTCTCCAGTTATCAAAGAAATACCTGTTCTGTGTATGCTGGTCTCCAGTTCGACCACTGGTTTTTGCAGCTGCGTCTGGGGAAG GAGAGGTGCACCTGTTTGACCTGGCGAGGAGCATGCAGAAGCCCACAGTGTCCCTGAGGCAGTCCGTGAGTGAGTGCCCTGTGTATTGTCTGGAATTCAACACCAAGCACACACggctcctggcagcaggggaTGCTGCCGGGACAGTCAAAGTCTGGCAGCTGAGCTCCGACTTCACGGAGCAGGGACCGAGGGAAATGAgtcacctggagcagctggcaaGTGAGATCACGGactga
- the DYNC2I2 gene encoding cytoplasmic dynein 2 intermediate chain 2 isoform X2, with the protein MGTGGAGGGSATGRDRRERPPMPRDGRALSGRGMFADRTAPGADVQSLWRSTRSARCEAKTCQTGKISTAEAAAQSHIARDAAVQTEQSKDADQDFQQQVQVDYPGLLSFLQRVEDAVIKELNKNWKSHAFDGFEVNWTDQDETVLCLHTLSYPEAQDQNLQVTSVSWNATGSVIACSYGRLDNGDWSTEKSYVCTWNLDRRALNPQHPDVVVDVPSSVMCLAFHPSQPSLIAGGLFSGELVVWDTTRTEDPVIWRTGMTDDTHTDPVYQVTWLPDTKHRNHARLLSVATDGKILVWREEQDGRLALDEGFAIMAQQIPRSTRLKKGAWGEAAVGVTSLSFSHFDAAVFVVGVEGGFSLRCSAAAQAPALPGPGGSVPLRAPAEFSFSPHAGPVYSVSCSPFHRNLFLSCGTDGQVHLHSMLQTQPLFALQLSKKYLFCVCWSPVRPLVFAAASGEGEVHLFDLARSMQKPTVSLRQSVRTEGNESPGAAGK; encoded by the exons ATGGGAACCGGAGGCGCGGGCGGTGGGAGCGCCACGGGCCGCGACCGCCGGGAGAGACCCCCGATGCCCCGGGACGGCCGGGCCCTGTCCGGCCGCGGCATGTTCGCCGACAGGACGGCACCCGGTGCCGACGTGCAGTCGCTGTGGAGGAGCACCCGGAGCGCGCGCTGCGAGGCG AAAACTTGCCAGACTGGGAAAATTTCaacagcagaagctgcagcacagtCTCATATAGCCCGGGATGCTGCGGTGCAGACAGAACAGAGCAAAGATGCTGACCAAGACTTCCAGCAACAAGTCCAAGTAGATTACCCTGGGCTTCTGTCATTCCTTCAGAGAGTGGAGGATGCTGTTATCAAGGAGCTAAATAAAAATTGGAAAAGTCATGCCTTTGATGGCTTTGAAGTGAACTGGACAGATCAGGATGAAACA GTGTTGTGTTTGCATACACTGTCATATCCAGAGGCTCAGGATCAAAATCTGCAGGTCACCAGTGTTTCATGGAATGCCACAGGATCTGTTATTGCATGTTCCTATGGCCG gtTGGACAATGGGGACTGGAGCACAGAAAAATCCTATGTTTGTACCTGGAATCTGGACAGAAGAGCGTTGAATCCACAGCACCCTGATGTGGTGGTGGATGTTCCCAGTTCTGTCATGTGCCTGGCTTTCCATCCCTCCCAGCCATCACTGATAGCTG GTGGGCTGTTCAGTGGGGAGTTGGTGGTGTGGGACACGACCAGGACAGAGGACCCTGTGATCTGGAGGACAGGGATGACAGATGACACCCACACTGACCCCGTTTATCAG GTTACGTGGTTACCTGACACCAAGCACAGAAACCACGCCCGGCTGTTGAGTGTGGCCACAGATGGGAAGATCCTGGTgtggagggaggagcaggacgGGCGGCTGGCCCTGGATGAAGGATTTGCCATCATGGCTCAGCAGATCCCTCGCAGCACTCGGCTGAAGAAG GGGGCCTGGGGAGAGGCAGCCGTGGGGGTGACCTCGCTGTCCTTCTCACACTTTGACGCCGCTGTGTTCGTCGTGGGTGTGGAAGGCGGGTTTTCCCTGCGGTGCTCGGCCGCGGCCCAGGCTCCGGCTCTCCCGGGGCCCGGCGGCTCCGTTCCCCTCCGGGCGCCGGCGGAATTCTCCTTCTCCCCTCACGCCGGGCCCGTGTACTCCGTGAGCTGCTCGCCCTTCCACAG gAACCTCTTTCTGAGCTGTGGGACCGATGGACAAGTTCACTTGCACTCCATGTTGCAGACACAGCCCCTCTTTGCTCTCCAGTTATCAAAGAAATACCTGTTCTGTGTATGCTGGTCTCCAGTTCGACCACTGGTTTTTGCAGCTGCGTCTGGGGAAG GAGAGGTGCACCTGTTTGACCTGGCGAGGAGCATGCAGAAGCCCACAGTGTCCCTGAGGCAGTCCGTGA GGACCGAGGGAAATGAgtcacctggagcagctggcaaGTGA